From Stenotrophomonas nitritireducens, the proteins below share one genomic window:
- the rarD gene encoding EamA family transporter RarD: MNTNNDTRNGLWATTLAFVIWGLFPLYWHLLKEVPSFMIIAHRIVWSAVLLVGGLGIVRGWGWLQEVWATPRRFWLLGLSSLLIALNWSLYIWAVNAGHVVETSLGYFINPLLSVLLGVMVLGERLGKLQWLAVALAALGVAWLTWQSGRPPWIAIGLSITFGLYGLLRKVVVVDAVSGLGVESLFMVAPALAYVIWAENGHGGGFISGWGLGNDALLVLAGAVSAIPLIAFAFGVRRVPLTVVGLLQYIAPTLQFLVGVLVFREAFNANQLVGFCLIWAGLVVFAVAGVRKARMARAVSPAA, translated from the coding sequence ATGAACACCAACAACGACACCCGCAATGGCCTGTGGGCCACCACCCTGGCGTTCGTCATATGGGGGCTGTTCCCGCTGTACTGGCACCTGCTCAAGGAGGTGCCGTCGTTCATGATCATTGCCCACCGCATTGTCTGGAGCGCGGTGCTGCTGGTCGGCGGGCTGGGGATCGTGCGTGGCTGGGGCTGGTTGCAGGAGGTGTGGGCAACGCCACGGCGGTTCTGGCTGCTGGGTCTGTCCAGCCTGCTGATCGCGCTGAACTGGAGCCTGTACATCTGGGCGGTGAATGCCGGCCACGTCGTGGAAACCAGCCTGGGCTATTTCATCAACCCGCTGTTGAGCGTGCTGCTCGGGGTGATGGTGCTGGGTGAGCGGCTGGGCAAGCTGCAGTGGCTTGCGGTGGCACTGGCCGCCCTCGGCGTGGCCTGGCTGACCTGGCAGAGCGGGCGCCCGCCGTGGATCGCCATCGGCCTGTCCATCACCTTTGGCCTGTACGGCTTGCTGCGCAAGGTGGTGGTGGTGGATGCGGTGAGCGGGCTGGGCGTGGAAAGCCTGTTCATGGTGGCGCCGGCGCTGGCCTATGTGATCTGGGCCGAGAACGGTCATGGCGGCGGTTTCATTTCCGGCTGGGGGCTGGGCAACGACGCGTTGCTGGTGCTGGCTGGCGCGGTCAGTGCGATACCGCTGATTGCCTTCGCCTTTGGCGTGCGGCGGGTTCCGCTGACGGTGGTGGGCTTGCTGCAGTACATCGCCCCGACCCTGCAGTTCCTGGTGGGCGTACTGGTATTCCGCGAGGCCTTCAATGCCAATCAGCTGGTCGGCTTCTGTCTGATCTGGGCCGGCCTGGTGGTGTTTGCGGTGGCCGGCGTGCGCAAGGCGCGGATGGCGCGCGCGGTCTCGCCGGCGGCATAA
- a CDS encoding M28 family metallopeptidase yields the protein MQRKLLLCLAATAALAACKQEAPAPAASAPAPAPAPAHTFAGGINAADFGELVKHLASDEFEGRAPGSNGEELTVNYIRDQMQRIGLQPGNGDSWFQEVPMTETTADPNTVLKIQQGDTSRDLAFGTDMVIGTRSGQPEIRIDNSDLIFVGYGVDAPEQNWNDYTGQDWKGKTVVMFVNDPGFHTDDATLFDGKRMTYYGRWTYKFEEAARKGAAAALIVHDSAGASYGWDVVKNSWGGAQYDLPAAEDKQPRLQAQGWLSAEAARKLFADAGLDLDKSYKDASKRGFKPVPLKAKLSLDLKSTIAQKKSRNVVGVLPGSTRADEAVLYMAHWDHLGKHEGETGDNIYNGAVDNATGVAGILEVADAMTHQQTPPERSVVFLAVTLEESGLLGSQYYVNHPTFPLDKIAGVINIDAMSVNGRARDLTVTGFGSSELEDLLKPLAAKQGRSLHAESSVQSGFYFRSDHFNFAKAGVPALYADGGEDLLDGGVEAGKRAAEAYGKDRYHSPKDEYDPATWKLDGTIEDLELLYGVGQQLAGGDAWPNWYEGNPFKANRDAMMKNKDSNAAK from the coding sequence ATGCAACGCAAACTGTTGTTGTGCCTGGCCGCTACCGCGGCCCTGGCCGCCTGCAAGCAGGAGGCCCCGGCACCGGCGGCCTCCGCACCCGCCCCTGCACCGGCCCCGGCGCATACCTTTGCCGGTGGCATCAACGCGGCCGATTTCGGCGAGCTGGTGAAGCACCTGGCCTCCGATGAGTTCGAAGGCCGCGCGCCAGGCAGCAACGGCGAGGAGCTGACGGTCAACTACATCCGCGACCAGATGCAGCGCATCGGCCTGCAGCCGGGCAACGGCGACAGCTGGTTCCAGGAAGTGCCGATGACCGAAACCACGGCCGATCCGAACACCGTGCTGAAGATCCAGCAGGGCGACACCAGCCGTGACCTGGCGTTCGGCACCGACATGGTGATCGGCACCCGCAGCGGCCAGCCGGAAATCAGGATCGACAACAGCGACCTGATCTTCGTCGGCTACGGCGTGGATGCGCCCGAGCAGAACTGGAACGATTACACCGGCCAGGACTGGAAGGGCAAGACGGTGGTGATGTTCGTCAACGACCCCGGCTTCCACACCGACGACGCCACGTTGTTCGATGGCAAGCGCATGACCTATTACGGGCGGTGGACTTACAAGTTCGAGGAAGCCGCACGCAAGGGCGCCGCCGCCGCGTTGATCGTGCACGACAGCGCCGGCGCGTCGTACGGCTGGGACGTGGTGAAGAACTCGTGGGGCGGCGCGCAGTACGACCTGCCGGCTGCTGAAGACAAGCAGCCGCGCCTGCAGGCACAGGGCTGGCTCAGCGCCGAGGCTGCACGCAAACTGTTTGCCGATGCCGGGCTGGACCTGGACAAGTCCTACAAGGACGCCAGCAAGCGTGGCTTCAAGCCGGTGCCGCTGAAGGCCAAGCTGTCGCTGGACCTGAAGAGCACCATCGCGCAGAAGAAGTCGCGCAACGTGGTCGGCGTCCTGCCGGGCAGCACGCGCGCCGACGAAGCCGTGCTGTACATGGCGCACTGGGACCACCTGGGCAAGCATGAGGGTGAAACCGGCGACAACATCTACAACGGTGCAGTCGACAACGCCACCGGCGTGGCCGGCATCCTGGAAGTGGCCGACGCCATGACCCACCAGCAGACACCGCCGGAACGCTCGGTGGTGTTCCTGGCGGTGACGCTGGAGGAATCGGGCCTGCTCGGTTCGCAGTACTACGTGAACCACCCGACCTTCCCGCTGGACAAGATTGCCGGCGTGATCAACATCGATGCGATGTCGGTCAATGGCCGCGCGCGTGACCTCACCGTCACCGGTTTTGGCAGCTCCGAGCTGGAAGACCTGCTCAAGCCGCTGGCCGCCAAGCAGGGCCGTAGCCTGCACGCGGAAAGCTCGGTGCAGAGTGGTTTCTACTTCCGCTCCGATCACTTCAACTTCGCCAAGGCCGGCGTGCCGGCGCTGTATGCCGATGGCGGCGAAGACCTGCTCGATGGCGGCGTCGAAGCCGGCAAGCGCGCGGCCGAGGCCTATGGCAAGGATCGTTACCACAGCCCCAAGGATGAGTACGACCCGGCCACCTGGAAGCTCGATGGCACCATCGAAGACCTGGAGCTGTTGTACGGCGTTGGCCAGCAACTGGCCGGCGGCGATGCCTGGCCGAACTGGTATGAAGGCAATCCGTTCAAGGCCAACCGCGACGCGATGATGAAGAACAAGGACAGCAACGCGGCCAAGTAA
- a CDS encoding VOC family protein encodes MLHHVSFPVTDLALSGAFYDAALGALGFRRVFEDETAIGYGLVDDQDMFCLKLRNEVSAPSAGFHLAFAAPDQAAVDHFHAKALAIGGRDNGAPGLRPDYGAQYYAAFLIDPDGHRIEAVINR; translated from the coding sequence ATGCTGCATCACGTCTCCTTCCCGGTCACCGACCTTGCACTGAGCGGTGCGTTCTACGATGCGGCGCTGGGTGCCCTGGGCTTCCGTCGCGTGTTCGAGGATGAGACCGCCATCGGCTATGGCCTGGTCGACGACCAGGACATGTTCTGCCTGAAACTGCGCAACGAGGTGAGTGCGCCCAGCGCCGGCTTTCACCTGGCCTTCGCCGCGCCCGATCAGGCGGCTGTCGATCACTTCCATGCAAAGGCACTGGCCATCGGTGGCCGTGACAACGGTGCGCCGGGACTGCGCCCGGACTATGGCGCGCAGTACTACGCAGCGTTCCTGATCGACCCGGATGGCCATCGCATCGAGGCTGTCATCAACCGCTGA
- a CDS encoding peptidoglycan DD-metalloendopeptidase family protein, giving the protein MLGYNPHLPEVTGTSLRQPSHQPRPQRLAAQPQWRGSCLLVLALLAGPLLAQNNPREAEKKLQQLRGELKSVAQERRQLEGQRGEASQRLREADQKVARSARAVAEAEAAVQREQQSLSALQQRRATLESGLAQQRQQLATLLRGAYQLGNHAPLKLLLSQDTVANANRELAYHRYLQRERARAITRLTTDLQALTTTEQQIAARSLELQQAREQQRQQAAALAQDRRQRATVLTELDSRYQDRSQREQALGKDARALEQVLASLRAAAARAEAERRAAARRAAEQARQAAAASSGSTRSPARAAPGKTPPLVVANAPAPRVGGLGWPLSGNLLARYGGRLPDGRSSAGVLIGAPAGSTVTAVADGTVVFSDWMTGYGMILIVDHGNGYMSLYAHNDTLLKDAGATIKRGDAVAKVGNSGGQGVTALYFELRRNGQPVDPSTWLQRQ; this is encoded by the coding sequence ATGCTTGGGTACAATCCGCATCTGCCTGAAGTCACTGGAACCTCTTTGCGCCAGCCCAGTCACCAGCCTCGCCCCCAGCGGCTTGCGGCCCAGCCGCAATGGCGCGGCAGTTGCCTGCTGGTCCTTGCGCTGCTGGCCGGGCCGCTGTTGGCACAGAACAACCCGCGCGAGGCCGAGAAGAAGCTGCAGCAGCTGCGCGGCGAGCTCAAGAGCGTGGCGCAGGAGCGTCGCCAGCTGGAAGGGCAACGTGGCGAGGCCAGCCAGCGCCTGCGCGAGGCCGACCAGAAGGTGGCCCGCAGCGCCCGCGCGGTGGCCGAGGCCGAGGCTGCCGTGCAGCGCGAACAACAATCGCTGAGCGCCCTGCAGCAGCGCCGGGCCACCCTTGAAAGCGGCCTAGCCCAGCAGCGCCAGCAACTGGCCACGCTGCTGCGCGGCGCCTATCAGCTGGGCAATCACGCGCCGCTGAAACTGCTGCTGTCGCAGGACACCGTGGCCAACGCCAACCGCGAACTGGCCTATCACCGCTACCTGCAACGCGAGCGCGCCCGCGCCATCACCCGCCTGACCACCGATCTGCAGGCGCTGACCACCACCGAGCAGCAGATTGCCGCGCGCAGCCTGGAGTTGCAGCAGGCCCGCGAACAACAACGCCAGCAGGCCGCCGCGCTGGCCCAGGACCGTCGCCAGCGCGCAACCGTGCTGACCGAGCTGGATAGCCGCTACCAGGACCGCAGCCAGCGCGAGCAAGCTCTGGGCAAGGATGCGCGCGCGCTGGAACAGGTGCTGGCCAGCCTGCGCGCGGCCGCCGCCCGCGCCGAGGCCGAGCGCCGTGCGGCCGCCCGTCGCGCCGCCGAGCAGGCACGCCAGGCCGCGGCCGCCAGCAGCGGTTCGACCCGCAGTCCGGCCCGCGCCGCACCGGGCAAGACACCGCCACTGGTCGTGGCCAACGCCCCGGCACCACGGGTAGGCGGGCTGGGCTGGCCGCTGTCGGGCAATCTGCTGGCCCGTTACGGTGGCCGCCTGCCGGATGGCCGCAGCAGCGCCGGTGTGCTGATCGGCGCCCCCGCCGGCAGCACGGTGACCGCCGTGGCCGATGGCACCGTGGTGTTCTCCGACTGGATGACCGGCTACGGCATGATCCTGATCGTCGACCACGGCAACGGCTACATGAGCCTGTACGCCCACAATGACACCCTGCTCAAGGATGCCGGTGCCACCATCAAGCGCGGCGATGCGGTGGCCAAGGTCGGCAATTCCGGTGGCCAGGGCGTGACCGCGCTGTACTTTGAACTGCGTCGCAACGGCCAGCCGGTGGACCCCTCGACCTGGCTGCAGCGGCAGTAA
- a CDS encoding S41 family peptidase has translation MRVARLAAALLLALSPALALAQSAPDKASKADDPDAKESVTSRVPLDEIRRFVGVYNAVRAAYVDPVDDKKLMQSAVRGLLLELDPHSTYFDKEDAEAFDEQTSGAYEGIGVEVLQQKDNTLKVVSPIDGTPAARAGLQAGDLIVAIDGTPINSIDASEPLRGKAGSAVVLTIARGDQKPFDVSVMRETIRVTSVRSKMLEPGYGYIRISTFQADTGADFQKQLNQLQSQAGGKLKGLVLDLRSNPGGLLTAAVQVADDLLEKGGIVSTRGRISISDAKFDATPGDLLKGAPLVVLADAGSASASEVLAGALRDNGRARVVGSRTFGKGSVQTVLPLDNGDSVKLTTARYYTPSGRSIQATGILPDVELAQDPADVPSDLPASLSDYSEAKLPGHLRGDDEAVGSKAGVVLPGDAPIQSALQELKQPGSVAAAQAAAKAKAKPASAEVKPAAPAEAAKPAAPAEAAKPAAVTPEAKPVEEEKPL, from the coding sequence ATGCGTGTAGCCCGTCTTGCTGCTGCCCTGCTGTTGGCCCTGTCACCGGCCCTGGCACTTGCCCAGAGCGCCCCGGACAAGGCGTCCAAGGCAGACGACCCGGATGCCAAGGAATCGGTCACCTCACGCGTGCCACTGGATGAGATCCGGCGTTTTGTCGGCGTCTACAACGCCGTGCGCGCGGCCTATGTGGATCCGGTCGATGACAAGAAGCTGATGCAGTCGGCCGTGCGCGGTCTGCTGCTGGAGCTGGACCCGCACAGCACCTACTTCGACAAGGAAGACGCCGAAGCCTTCGATGAGCAGACCAGCGGTGCCTACGAAGGCATCGGTGTGGAGGTGCTGCAGCAGAAGGACAACACCTTGAAGGTGGTGTCGCCGATCGACGGTACACCGGCGGCCAGGGCCGGGCTGCAGGCCGGCGACCTGATCGTGGCCATCGATGGCACCCCGATCAATTCCATCGACGCCAGCGAACCGCTGCGCGGCAAGGCCGGCAGCGCGGTGGTGCTGACCATCGCCCGTGGCGACCAGAAACCCTTCGATGTCAGCGTCATGCGCGAGACCATCCGCGTCACCAGCGTGCGCAGCAAGATGCTGGAGCCGGGTTATGGCTATATCCGCATCAGCACCTTCCAGGCCGACACCGGCGCGGACTTCCAGAAACAGTTGAACCAGCTGCAGAGCCAGGCCGGCGGCAAGTTGAAGGGGCTGGTGCTGGACCTGCGCAGCAACCCCGGCGGCCTACTGACCGCCGCCGTGCAGGTGGCCGACGACCTGCTGGAGAAGGGCGGCATCGTCAGTACCCGTGGCCGCATTTCAATCAGCGACGCCAAGTTCGATGCCACCCCCGGCGACCTGCTCAAGGGCGCGCCGCTGGTGGTCTTGGCCGATGCCGGCTCGGCCAGCGCCTCCGAAGTGTTGGCTGGGGCCCTGCGTGACAACGGCCGCGCCCGCGTGGTTGGCAGCCGCACCTTCGGCAAGGGCTCGGTGCAGACCGTGCTGCCGCTGGACAACGGCGATTCGGTCAAGCTGACCACCGCCCGCTACTACACCCCCAGCGGCCGCTCGATCCAGGCCACCGGCATCCTGCCTGATGTGGAACTGGCACAGGATCCGGCCGACGTGCCGAGCGATCTGCCGGCCAGCCTGAGCGATTACAGCGAGGCCAAGCTGCCCGGGCACCTGCGTGGTGATGACGAAGCGGTAGGTAGCAAGGCCGGCGTGGTATTGCCGGGCGATGCGCCGATCCAGTCGGCGCTGCAGGAGCTCAAGCAGCCCGGCTCGGTCGCGGCAGCGCAGGCGGCGGCGAAAGCCAAGGCCAAGCCCGCCAGCGCCGAAGTGAAGCCAGCGGCGCCGGCCGAGGCTGCGAAGCCGGCAGCACCGGCAGAAGCTGCCAAGCCGGCAGCTGTCACGCCGGAAGCAAAGCCGGTCGAGGAAGAAAAGCCCCTGTAG
- the yedA gene encoding drug/metabolite exporter YedA, translating into MSSPESAPAAPPRGGLVVLALFLVYVVWGSTYLGIHLALESGLPPLTVISGTRFIIAGSVLYALLRWRGVAAPTRAQWKTLAVMGLCLLFLGNGMVVLAERDVSSGLAAVAVASVPLWMALFSAIRGEKVTAGEWLGIAVGFVGVVWLNAGSSLTATPTGLILLLIAPLGWAAGSIWSRGRDLPSPFMTAAGQMLCGGLILVSAGLLRGERINAWPSLQGLLSVSYLTVFGSIIAFTAYVWLLHNVRPVLASSYAYVNPVIAVALGVWIAHEHFSVSDLGAMAVILAGVVVITLARLRRA; encoded by the coding sequence ATGTCCTCCCCCGAATCCGCGCCGGCTGCTCCTCCCAGGGGTGGCCTTGTCGTTCTGGCCCTGTTCCTGGTCTACGTGGTGTGGGGGTCGACCTATCTCGGCATCCATCTGGCGCTGGAAAGCGGCCTACCACCGTTGACGGTGATTTCCGGTACGCGCTTCATCATCGCCGGCAGCGTGCTGTACGCCTTGCTGCGCTGGCGCGGTGTCGCCGCGCCCACCCGTGCGCAATGGAAGACCCTGGCGGTGATGGGGCTGTGCCTGCTGTTCCTGGGCAATGGCATGGTGGTGCTGGCCGAGCGTGACGTGTCATCCGGACTGGCCGCGGTGGCGGTGGCCTCGGTGCCACTGTGGATGGCGCTGTTCTCGGCCATCCGCGGCGAAAAAGTCACCGCCGGCGAATGGCTGGGCATCGCCGTTGGCTTCGTCGGCGTGGTCTGGCTCAATGCCGGCAGCAGCCTGACCGCCACCCCCACCGGCTTGATCCTGCTGCTGATCGCGCCGCTGGGCTGGGCCGCCGGCTCGATCTGGTCGCGCGGCCGTGACCTGCCATCGCCGTTCATGACCGCTGCCGGGCAGATGCTCTGCGGCGGGCTGATCCTGGTCAGCGCCGGCCTGTTGCGTGGCGAACGCATCAACGCCTGGCCCAGCCTGCAGGGCCTGTTGTCGGTGAGCTACCTGACTGTGTTCGGCTCGATCATCGCCTTCACCGCCTATGTGTGGCTGCTGCATAACGTGCGGCCGGTTCTGGCCAGCAGCTATGCCTACGTCAACCCGGTGATTGCGGTGGCGTTGGGTGTGTGGATAGCGCATGAGCACTTCAGTGTTTCCGATCTCGGCGCGATGGCGGTGATTCTTGCCGGCGTCGTGGTCATCACGCTTGCAAGGTTGCGTCGCGCATGA